In Symmachiella dynata, the following are encoded in one genomic region:
- a CDS encoding FHA domain-containing protein, with protein sequence MQAEMKVIGGKQQGKVIPLTMKKFLIGREKDCHLRPNNDLISRHHCVLTVDEYTVRIRDLGSTNGTYVNSERIQGQVVLKDGDKLAIGKLLFEVSVRDVDAPAVSNEDVLEDAALLETDAFTSGDTPPPASRPAETPAQDDSVLAQETITLPAMNEDTAYETPSAVYGDDTVSIPPSGGGGGSENAPPPEAPPAPAPAPQYQQPMMMPQYQQPMMPQQYPMQYPQQMPMMPQQYGQQMPMMPQQYPPQYPQPVQMAPQQFPPQETAPPPAAEPPAAENQPTLDEMDVRLPNPEETGAVEPASAKPEAKPGEASTEIDPRTAAADIIRQYTHRPLGQ encoded by the coding sequence ATGCAAGCGGAAATGAAAGTCATTGGCGGTAAGCAACAAGGCAAAGTGATTCCGTTGACGATGAAGAAGTTTCTCATCGGACGGGAAAAGGATTGCCATTTGCGACCCAACAATGACCTGATCAGTCGGCACCATTGTGTGCTAACTGTGGACGAATACACGGTGCGAATTCGTGATCTTGGCAGCACGAATGGGACATACGTGAATTCAGAACGGATTCAAGGGCAGGTTGTTCTCAAAGACGGCGACAAATTGGCGATCGGGAAACTGTTGTTTGAAGTTTCCGTACGCGATGTCGACGCTCCCGCGGTTAGCAATGAGGACGTGCTGGAAGACGCTGCTTTGCTGGAAACGGACGCGTTCACTTCTGGTGACACCCCGCCTCCTGCTTCGCGACCCGCAGAAACGCCCGCACAAGACGATAGCGTTTTGGCCCAGGAAACAATCACGTTACCGGCCATGAATGAGGACACCGCTTACGAGACGCCCTCAGCCGTTTATGGCGACGATACTGTCTCAATCCCCCCCAGTGGTGGCGGTGGTGGAAGCGAAAACGCGCCACCCCCAGAGGCGCCCCCTGCCCCGGCCCCGGCCCCGCAGTATCAACAGCCAATGATGATGCCGCAGTATCAACAGCCGATGATGCCACAGCAGTATCCGATGCAGTACCCGCAGCAGATGCCAATGATGCCGCAGCAATACGGGCAGCAAATGCCGATGATGCCGCAGCAGTATCCGCCGCAATATCCGCAACCGGTACAGATGGCGCCACAACAATTTCCGCCACAGGAAACGGCGCCGCCCCCTGCTGCTGAACCGCCAGCCGCGGAAAACCAGCCGACACTTGACGAAATGGACGTGCGGTTGCCTAACCCCGAAGAAACGGGAGCCGTCGAGCCGGCTAGTGCAAAACCCGAGGCAAAACCAGGGGAAGCTTCCACGGAAATTGACCCTCGGACTGCCGCTGCGGATATTATCCGTCAGTACACGCATCGACCGCTGGGGCAATAA
- a CDS encoding SpoIIE family protein phosphatase, with product MASLVLLKGGEALEYQLSDGECTLGRHPDCTIQLDSNMVSRHHARIVPRDDAFFLEDLGSGNGTLINGKRVLEPVALCDDDRIKLGPLLLRFQDTASPRTGEPVPAFDLDITGEGDDDDDPGTIMGTITSKGLFGQLEVRPEAKLDAILQISRSLAGTVDLDSLLPKILDTLFTVFPHADRGVVMLKDPVRGNMIPKAIKHRLDEQDESVKISRTILNKVLAEKTGILSADAATDVRFEASESISNLTIRSMMCVPLLALDGEPMGVINIDTQNPFNQFKNEDLELLMAVAGQAALSYDNARLLVSHMEKEKQDGEMSIARNVQKSLLPEQMPDIPGYQFYASYEAAQAVGGDYFDVIRLSDRKICLAFGDVAGKGVPASLVMSRLSSAVQSTMQFVSDGVDAVNRINNHMCNRACEGRFVTFVLTIIDLKTNKMQVVNAGHMSPIIRKTDGSYEEFPEEAIGVPIGVLEDFQFTATNRTIAPGETVVIYTDGVSEAMDHDSTLYGLDHLREFVCQGPADPAELGQMILADVKRHANGRPQNDDITLMSFGRLSNDK from the coding sequence ATGGCGTCCCTGGTTTTGCTCAAGGGTGGAGAAGCCCTCGAATATCAACTGTCCGACGGTGAATGCACGCTCGGACGGCACCCCGACTGCACGATCCAACTCGATTCCAACATGGTCTCGAGACATCATGCGCGAATCGTCCCACGGGATGACGCCTTTTTCCTTGAAGATTTGGGCAGCGGCAACGGTACGCTCATCAACGGCAAACGCGTACTAGAACCGGTTGCCCTTTGCGACGATGACCGCATCAAACTCGGTCCGCTCCTGTTGCGGTTCCAGGACACAGCCTCCCCACGTACCGGCGAGCCGGTCCCTGCATTCGACCTGGACATCACCGGCGAAGGGGATGACGACGATGATCCGGGAACAATCATGGGGACCATTACCTCCAAAGGTCTGTTCGGGCAATTGGAGGTACGCCCCGAAGCCAAGCTGGATGCCATTCTGCAAATCAGCCGCAGTTTGGCAGGCACGGTCGACTTGGATTCGCTGTTGCCGAAGATCCTCGACACGTTGTTCACGGTTTTCCCCCACGCCGATCGGGGCGTGGTCATGCTCAAGGATCCCGTCCGCGGCAACATGATCCCCAAGGCAATCAAACATCGTCTGGACGAACAAGACGAGTCGGTGAAGATTAGCCGCACAATTTTGAACAAAGTTCTCGCCGAAAAGACGGGGATTCTCTCCGCCGATGCGGCCACCGATGTGCGTTTCGAGGCGAGTGAATCGATTTCGAACCTGACGATTCGCTCAATGATGTGCGTGCCGCTATTGGCGTTGGATGGTGAGCCGATGGGCGTGATCAATATCGATACGCAAAACCCTTTCAACCAATTCAAAAACGAAGACCTGGAATTGCTGATGGCGGTCGCCGGCCAAGCAGCGCTTTCCTACGACAACGCGCGTTTGCTGGTTTCCCATATGGAGAAGGAAAAGCAAGACGGCGAAATGTCGATCGCCCGCAACGTGCAAAAATCGTTGTTGCCCGAACAGATGCCCGATATCCCCGGCTATCAGTTCTATGCATCTTACGAGGCGGCTCAAGCAGTGGGCGGTGATTACTTCGACGTGATTCGCCTCAGTGACCGCAAAATCTGTTTGGCATTTGGCGATGTCGCAGGCAAGGGCGTGCCGGCATCGTTGGTGATGTCGCGTCTCTCCAGCGCGGTGCAAAGCACGATGCAGTTTGTCTCCGACGGAGTGGATGCCGTAAACCGCATCAACAATCACATGTGTAACCGCGCCTGCGAAGGGCGATTCGTCACGTTTGTGCTCACAATCATTGACTTAAAGACCAACAAAATGCAGGTCGTCAATGCCGGGCACATGTCTCCCATCATTCGCAAGACTGATGGCAGTTACGAGGAATTCCCCGAAGAGGCCATCGGCGTGCCCATCGGTGTGCTCGAAGATTTTCAATTCACAGCCACCAATCGGACGATTGCGCCGGGAGAAACCGTGGTGATCTATACCGACGGCGTGAGCGAGGCGATGGACCACGACAGCACGCTTTACGGACTCGATCACCTGCGAGAATTTGTCTGCCAAGGGCCCGCTGATCCGGCGGAATTGGGACAGATGATCCTCGCTGATGTGAAGCGGCATGCGAATGGACGTCCGCAGAACGACGACATCACACTGATGAGCTTCGGTCGCTTAAGTAACGACAAGTAG
- a CDS encoding glucuronate isomerase translates to MSQELIQRLTAELETIPLIDPHSHINPHAAASTTLADIMGYHYYTELAHSAGLPKDRIEEPNLAPKEKVARLVPKLAELDNTAQYSWLVEMCQSFFDFQDENVTVDNWEALYDTAAAKMAEPDWEDQVLKKSGLEQVFLTNDFDDPLEGFDTHRYVPCLRTDDLVFHLAKPQTRERFQKATGVEISDAASVVDGIGKLFEHFTKNGARACAISLPPDFSPRQVSNTDADGAIAALLSGDELPADQSASLSCFVFWTLAEKCAEFKLPFDLMIGVNRGVYADGVFQGQDLYDKRTSLINYRALFNAFPQVTFPVSVLAHTSNQELVSYSWIFPNVVTNGHWWYSNIPVYIEHDCRSRLQAVPKTKQIGYYSDMYKLEFGLPKFAMYRRILASALASDFVIGRGWSESRAVELGQLVLRGNVESIFNVG, encoded by the coding sequence ATGTCTCAAGAACTCATTCAACGGCTGACCGCGGAATTGGAAACGATTCCACTGATCGATCCCCATTCCCACATCAACCCCCACGCCGCCGCCTCGACGACGCTCGCGGACATCATGGGGTATCACTATTACACCGAATTGGCCCACTCCGCCGGTCTTCCTAAAGACCGTATCGAGGAGCCCAATCTGGCCCCCAAGGAAAAAGTCGCCCGGCTCGTTCCAAAACTTGCCGAGTTGGACAACACCGCGCAGTACAGTTGGCTGGTGGAGATGTGCCAATCCTTTTTCGACTTCCAAGACGAAAACGTGACGGTCGATAACTGGGAAGCTCTTTACGACACCGCCGCTGCCAAAATGGCCGAACCGGATTGGGAAGACCAAGTCCTCAAGAAAAGCGGCCTAGAGCAGGTGTTCCTCACCAACGATTTCGACGATCCGTTGGAAGGCTTCGATACGCACCGCTACGTCCCCTGCCTGCGGACCGATGATTTGGTGTTTCATCTTGCCAAACCGCAAACGCGGGAACGGTTTCAAAAAGCAACGGGAGTCGAAATCTCCGATGCCGCAAGTGTCGTCGACGGGATTGGCAAACTCTTTGAGCACTTCACGAAAAATGGTGCGCGGGCCTGTGCGATTTCATTGCCGCCCGATTTCTCACCACGTCAGGTCTCCAACACCGACGCCGATGGAGCCATTGCCGCATTACTCTCCGGCGATGAATTACCAGCTGACCAGTCCGCATCGCTGAGTTGCTTTGTGTTTTGGACGTTGGCGGAAAAATGTGCGGAATTCAAATTGCCATTCGATTTGATGATCGGGGTAAACCGCGGCGTTTATGCCGATGGTGTATTTCAGGGGCAAGACTTGTACGACAAACGGACGTCGTTGATCAATTACCGCGCGCTGTTCAATGCCTTTCCCCAAGTGACCTTTCCCGTCTCGGTGCTGGCCCACACCAGCAACCAGGAACTGGTAAGTTACAGCTGGATCTTCCCCAATGTCGTCACCAACGGACACTGGTGGTACTCCAACATTCCGGTCTACATCGAGCACGATTGCCGTAGTCGTCTGCAGGCGGTCCCCAAGACCAAACAGATCGGCTACTACAGCGATATGTACAAGTTGGAATTTGGGTTGCCGAAGTTCGCCATGTACCGCCGGATTTTGGCCTCCGCTTTGGCGAGTGATTTCGTCATCGGCCGCGGCTGGTCCGAATCCCGCGCCGTGGAATTGGGCCAATTGGTCCTGCGGGGCAACGTCGAAAGCATTTTCAACGTCGGCTGA
- a CDS encoding c-type cytochrome domain-containing protein translates to MRKQFCRSTLIACGFVFLSSSLVFAEDEKPEKGQTIKPAEVKLDRPVDFDEDILPILEEKCIACHNLADAENDLSLEDVPSILKGGKAGPAVVAKDPEKSLLYNVIARTGKPAMPPLPNSIGAEVFTPEELGLLRLWITEGAQAGGGGTMEEIQWRPLPSGLNPIYSVTLSADGQFAACGRANRIVVYHLPSQQQIAELTDPALLDIQFDGKPMYQPGASHRDFVRSLAFNDDGTLLASGGYRTVKLWQRPRDVVKLNIETAAPDAVAVSPDGKWLATGAADKSVKLFNLADGSPGAVLNGAGDRITSVLFSADSSKVIASSVDKTIRLWNVADAAAAGQVTSPAAVNDIALNKDGTQIISADADNMIRVWPVPADASAAVTAAAKEIKGHEKPVTAVALITPAGEKLLSGSDDGTVRVWNLADGKQLQSMAHAAPVTEVAVRPDGGRFVSTGGNSAKLWNPADAKLVAELKGEYRSARVVAQRTADESIAKSLLAGAKKEIEAREKTVTKTAEAQTKAKTAQEEAAKKIPDAQAAAKKAADAKAANDKKVADAQAAVKAAEEAKKTAEDKAAADKAIADATAALKAAQAEQKKTDKAAKDTAAAAKKVVDADAAAKKAFASAERASQRAVKKLEEAKAAHADLDVAHKAAEKTLAEATAAGAALVKGVRGAVFSADNKTLITVSDNNTVQTWNAESGTALESFHGHQGPVTAVALTATGDILSASADNTIKVWDRNPSWKIVGRLGASADEPLNVSQSPFADRILALDFSSDGSKLATGGGEPSRSGELMIWDVAKQTPLKTFVDAHSDTVFGVEFSRDGRYLLSGAADKFAKIFDVESGKPFKSFEGHTHHVLGVAWRADGLIFASAGADNAIKVWDVTSGEQKRTIGGYSKQVTSLHFIGLGSNIVSSGGDKTVRYHKTDNGQNFRSFSGGTDYMYSADATADETVVVAGGEDGVLRIWNGADGKVIINFDPPKPPADNSQAKK, encoded by the coding sequence ATGCGAAAACAGTTTTGTCGTTCGACGCTGATTGCCTGCGGATTTGTGTTTCTCTCTTCTTCGCTCGTATTCGCCGAAGACGAGAAGCCGGAGAAAGGGCAAACGATCAAACCGGCCGAGGTCAAACTCGACCGGCCCGTCGACTTCGACGAGGATATCCTTCCGATCCTCGAAGAGAAGTGCATCGCCTGCCACAACTTGGCTGATGCTGAAAACGATCTCAGCTTAGAAGACGTGCCCAGCATTCTCAAAGGGGGAAAAGCAGGCCCCGCGGTTGTCGCCAAGGATCCTGAAAAAAGTCTGCTGTACAACGTCATCGCACGCACCGGCAAACCCGCCATGCCACCTCTTCCCAACAGCATCGGCGCCGAAGTGTTCACGCCCGAGGAACTGGGTTTATTGCGGTTGTGGATTACCGAAGGGGCCCAAGCCGGCGGAGGTGGGACGATGGAGGAAATCCAATGGCGGCCACTTCCCTCGGGTTTGAACCCGATTTACAGCGTCACACTATCCGCTGACGGCCAATTCGCCGCTTGCGGACGCGCAAACCGAATCGTCGTTTATCACCTGCCATCTCAACAACAAATCGCCGAACTGACCGACCCCGCGTTGTTGGATATTCAGTTCGACGGCAAACCGATGTATCAACCTGGTGCTTCGCATCGCGATTTTGTTCGCTCATTGGCGTTCAATGACGACGGGACCCTGCTGGCCTCGGGCGGATATCGTACGGTCAAACTTTGGCAACGGCCCCGCGACGTGGTGAAACTAAACATCGAAACCGCAGCTCCCGACGCGGTTGCCGTCAGCCCCGATGGAAAATGGTTGGCCACCGGCGCCGCCGACAAATCAGTCAAACTCTTCAACCTGGCCGATGGCTCGCCCGGTGCTGTTCTCAACGGAGCAGGGGATCGCATCACCAGCGTACTGTTCTCTGCCGACTCTTCCAAAGTCATTGCGTCATCTGTAGACAAAACCATTCGCCTCTGGAACGTCGCCGACGCCGCAGCAGCGGGGCAGGTCACTTCCCCCGCAGCCGTGAACGACATCGCACTCAACAAGGACGGCACGCAGATCATCTCCGCCGATGCGGACAACATGATCCGCGTCTGGCCAGTTCCCGCCGATGCGAGCGCTGCTGTCACGGCAGCTGCAAAGGAGATCAAAGGTCATGAGAAACCGGTCACCGCTGTCGCGCTGATCACTCCCGCCGGCGAGAAACTCCTTTCCGGTAGCGACGACGGAACCGTGCGGGTTTGGAATCTGGCCGATGGAAAACAGCTCCAATCAATGGCCCATGCCGCTCCAGTCACTGAAGTTGCCGTGCGGCCCGATGGCGGGCGATTTGTCTCGACCGGGGGCAACTCGGCAAAACTGTGGAATCCCGCCGATGCCAAATTGGTTGCGGAACTAAAAGGCGAATACCGCTCCGCCCGGGTCGTTGCTCAACGGACCGCAGACGAATCGATCGCCAAATCGTTGCTTGCCGGAGCGAAAAAGGAGATTGAAGCTCGCGAGAAAACAGTGACCAAAACAGCCGAAGCTCAAACCAAGGCGAAGACGGCCCAAGAAGAAGCGGCCAAGAAAATCCCCGATGCCCAAGCCGCCGCCAAGAAAGCCGCCGACGCCAAAGCCGCCAACGACAAGAAAGTGGCCGACGCCCAAGCGGCGGTGAAAGCTGCTGAGGAAGCAAAGAAAACCGCCGAAGATAAAGCGGCTGCCGACAAAGCGATTGCCGATGCAACGGCCGCGCTGAAAGCCGCACAAGCCGAACAGAAAAAAACCGACAAAGCTGCCAAAGATACTGCAGCCGCTGCCAAAAAAGTGGTCGATGCAGACGCCGCTGCCAAAAAGGCGTTTGCCTCCGCGGAGCGTGCTTCGCAACGCGCCGTTAAAAAACTTGAAGAAGCCAAGGCTGCCCATGCTGACTTGGACGTAGCGCATAAAGCGGCTGAGAAAACCTTAGCCGAGGCGACCGCAGCCGGAGCCGCTTTGGTCAAAGGCGTTCGCGGAGCTGTCTTTTCTGCCGACAACAAAACGTTGATCACCGTCAGTGACAACAACACAGTGCAAACATGGAATGCAGAATCCGGAACCGCACTGGAATCGTTCCATGGACATCAAGGCCCCGTCACTGCGGTCGCTCTGACCGCTACCGGCGACATCCTCTCGGCCTCAGCCGATAACACAATCAAAGTCTGGGACCGCAATCCCAGTTGGAAAATCGTAGGACGGCTCGGCGCCTCGGCTGATGAGCCGCTGAATGTCAGTCAATCCCCCTTCGCCGATCGTATTCTGGCGTTGGACTTTAGTTCCGATGGCTCAAAACTTGCTACCGGTGGCGGCGAACCCTCTCGGAGTGGCGAGTTGATGATCTGGGATGTCGCCAAGCAAACACCGCTGAAAACATTCGTCGATGCCCATAGTGACACCGTGTTCGGCGTCGAGTTTTCACGCGATGGTCGTTATCTGCTCTCCGGGGCGGCTGACAAGTTCGCCAAAATTTTTGACGTCGAATCCGGCAAGCCGTTCAAATCATTCGAAGGGCATACGCATCACGTCTTGGGCGTCGCCTGGCGTGCCGATGGATTAATCTTCGCCAGCGCAGGAGCCGATAACGCCATCAAAGTCTGGGACGTGACATCCGGGGAACAAAAACGGACGATCGGTGGGTATTCCAAACAGGTGACGTCGCTGCACTTTATTGGGCTGGGATCCAACATCGTCAGTAGTGGTGGCGACAAAACGGTCCGTTATCACAAGACGGACAACGGTCAAAACTTCCGCAGTTTCTCCGGAGGGACCGACTACATGTACAGCGCTGACGCCACCGCCGACGAAACTGTTGTCGTTGCCGGGGGTGAAGATGGTGTGCTGCGGATTTGGAATGGTGCCGACGGCAAGGTGATCATCAATTTCGATCCCCCCAAACCGCCTGCGGACAATTCTCAGGCCAAAAAATAG